The Chloroflexota bacterium genome has a segment encoding these proteins:
- a CDS encoding NAD(P)-dependent glycerol-3-phosphate dehydrogenase yields MSKAAIIGSASWGTALGVILARRGIWVKLWARDKETADKLNLARENVTYLPGPKFPSRLSATSSLEEAMDKADGVILAVPSGTMRSNIKQVRDYLNDSSLIVSAAKGLEVGSGKRMSQVIAEEIDARFHNNICVLSGPNIAHEAAQGLLSVTVIAARDAAVAERAKQLINSNQFYVFTSTDVIGVELGGALKNVITLGVGMLDGLGNGSNAKAALMIRGLSEVIVLGTTFGANPLTFIGLSGLGDLVVTSFSPLSRNYYVGKEIAKGRSVQEIVASMPHVAEGVSTALAAWQLGQKAGLSLPIIEKVYKVLYEGLDVRKAASELLEYPADGESLEVTKLLRFLLDYLRIRWYQPGTFLPEPEETEDKGETK; encoded by the coding sequence ATGTCTAAAGCCGCTATTATTGGCAGTGCCAGTTGGGGCACTGCTCTAGGAGTAATCCTGGCTCGCAGGGGGATTTGGGTAAAACTGTGGGCGCGGGATAAGGAGACTGCAGATAAACTCAATCTAGCAAGAGAGAATGTTACTTATTTGCCTGGCCCCAAGTTTCCCTCTCGTCTTTCCGCTACAAGTTCTCTGGAAGAGGCGATGGACAAGGCAGACGGGGTTATCCTTGCCGTGCCATCTGGAACCATGCGTTCCAACATAAAGCAGGTAAGGGACTATCTTAACGATTCGAGCCTTATTGTTAGTGCTGCAAAGGGGCTGGAGGTGGGTAGTGGCAAACGCATGTCTCAGGTCATTGCCGAAGAGATTGATGCTCGATTCCACAACAATATTTGTGTTCTGTCTGGTCCTAATATAGCCCATGAGGCTGCCCAAGGTCTGCTGTCAGTGACAGTAATTGCTGCTCGCGATGCGGCGGTGGCTGAGAGGGCAAAGCAATTGATCAATTCAAATCAGTTCTATGTTTTTACTAGCACAGATGTGATAGGAGTGGAGCTAGGTGGTGCCCTTAAGAATGTTATTACTTTGGGCGTTGGCATGCTGGATGGGTTAGGCAATGGAAGCAACGCCAAAGCAGCCCTCATGATTAGGGGACTGAGTGAGGTGATTGTCTTAGGTACGACTTTTGGTGCTAATCCTCTTACCTTTATTGGGCTGAGTGGCTTAGGGGATCTAGTTGTTACCTCTTTCAGCCCTCTCAGTCGCAACTACTATGTAGGTAAAGAGATTGCCAAGGGGCGCTCTGTGCAGGAGATAGTGGCATCAATGCCCCACGTAGCTGAGGGTGTTAGTACTGCTCTTGCTGCTTGGCAATTGGGACAGAAAGCGGGCCTTAGTTTACCTATTATAGAAAAGGTTTATAAGGTGCTCTACGAAGGACTTGATGTGAGGAAAGCGGCGAGTGAACTGCTGGAGTACCCGGCGGATGGAGAATCTCTGGAAGTCACGAAGCTGCTCCGCTTCCTGCTCGATTACCTTAGGATTAGATGGTATCAACCGGGGACTTTCCTGCCAGAGCCAGAAGAGACAGAAGATAAAGGAGAGACCAAGTAA
- the dnaJ gene encoding molecular chaperone DnaJ: MALKKDYYELLGVPRDATQDDIKKAFRKLAFQYHPDHNHHDGAAERFKEISGAYQVLSNAQKRATYDHFGHLDNGRGFDGFGDFVTGLGDIFDAFFAGAAQERRRVPQQGTNLHHELSISFVEAAFGCEKHVDALRTEACSRCLGRGGEPGSQQVKCPHCNGMGEVRRVQQSIFGRFVNRAICEHCYGEGSIIERPCSQCQGTGREQKQRTITVKIPPGVENRYQLRLRREGDAGMWGGPAGSLYISLSVEEHELFKRDGDNNILYELPINFAQAALGDEVEVPTLDGRVGLKISPGTQADTVIQLKGKGIPYVNRSGRGDQLVKIRVVTPDRLNEEQHKLFLELAKSLGSAETTEQAGKKGFLNRIKKSPK; this comes from the coding sequence ATGGCTCTAAAGAAAGACTATTACGAATTACTGGGTGTGCCCAGAGATGCCACCCAGGATGACATTAAGAAGGCCTTCCGAAAGCTGGCATTCCAGTACCATCCTGATCACAACCATCATGATGGAGCAGCAGAGAGATTCAAGGAGATAAGCGGGGCATATCAAGTCCTGAGCAATGCCCAAAAGCGGGCTACTTATGACCACTTCGGGCATTTGGACAACGGGCGTGGTTTCGATGGTTTTGGAGACTTCGTTACTGGCCTAGGGGACATCTTCGATGCCTTCTTTGCCGGTGCTGCTCAAGAAAGACGGCGTGTACCGCAACAAGGAACTAACCTGCATCATGAACTCAGCATTTCTTTCGTAGAGGCAGCCTTCGGCTGCGAGAAACATGTTGACGCCTTGCGAACAGAAGCCTGCTCCCGCTGCCTTGGCAGAGGCGGTGAACCGGGGAGCCAACAGGTAAAATGTCCGCACTGCAATGGCATGGGCGAGGTGCGGCGGGTACAGCAGAGCATCTTTGGGCGCTTTGTTAACAGAGCCATATGCGAACACTGCTACGGAGAGGGGAGCATCATTGAGCGGCCGTGCAGTCAGTGTCAGGGCACAGGCAGGGAGCAAAAACAACGCACCATAACAGTGAAAATCCCTCCCGGTGTGGAGAACCGCTACCAGTTACGCCTCAGGAGAGAAGGTGATGCGGGAATGTGGGGAGGTCCTGCGGGTAGCCTGTACATCTCCCTTTCAGTAGAAGAGCATGAATTATTCAAACGTGACGGCGATAACAACATCCTTTACGAGTTGCCAATTAACTTCGCCCAAGCGGCCTTGGGAGATGAGGTAGAAGTTCCCACCCTGGACGGTAGAGTTGGTCTTAAGATCAGTCCTGGTACTCAGGCAGATACGGTCATTCAACTAAAAGGAAAGGGTATACCTTACGTCAATCGCTCCGGCAGGGGAGATCAGTTAGTCAAGATTAGAGTGGTCACTCCTGACAGATTGAATGAGGAGCAACACAAGCTATTTCTTGAGTTGGCTAAAAGCCTGGGATCAGCAGAGACCACCGAACAAGCAGGGAAAAAGGGATTCCTTAACCGAATCAAAAAATCCCCAAAATAA
- the plsY gene encoding glycerol-3-phosphate 1-O-acyltransferase PlsY, whose product MVNSIMVLLKFAVLILSSYLIGAIPFGIVVSKLSRGMDIRGYGSGRIGATNVIRTAGGRAGVLTMGLDVAKGSVAVVIAWCLLHTPVAQVVAAMSAMIGHNWSVYIKFQGGRGVATFVGGLAAMYWPVGLGVSAIVLSVAALSRYMSLGSILGTVTAFLVMLSLVILEKQPVAYLIYCGLAGCMILFQHRDNIRRLCAGNERKLGEKSEVRETERGSAGNEHGNSD is encoded by the coding sequence ATTCTTTCGAGTTATCTCATTGGTGCTATTCCATTTGGCATAGTTGTTTCGAAGCTGAGCAGGGGGATGGATATCAGGGGATATGGTAGTGGCAGGATAGGCGCCACTAACGTGATTCGCACGGCTGGCGGCAGGGCGGGGGTTCTTACCATGGGGCTTGATGTGGCGAAGGGCTCTGTGGCTGTGGTGATTGCCTGGTGCCTGTTACATACTCCTGTCGCCCAAGTTGTAGCTGCTATGTCAGCGATGATTGGACATAATTGGTCAGTGTACATCAAGTTCCAAGGAGGTCGGGGGGTGGCCACCTTCGTTGGCGGTTTGGCGGCTATGTATTGGCCTGTTGGGTTGGGAGTTTCGGCAATTGTGCTTTCTGTTGCCGCATTAAGTCGGTATATGTCACTGGGTAGTATTTTAGGCACAGTTACTGCCTTTCTGGTGATGCTTTCTCTGGTAATCTTGGAGAAGCAGCCAGTGGCATATCTGATCTATTGTGGGTTGGCAGGGTGCATGATTCTGTTTCAACACCGTGACAATATCCGGCGGCTCTGCGCTGGTAATGAGCGCAAATTGGGTGAGAAGTCTGAAGTCAGGGAAACGGAGCGTGGTAGCGCGGGAAATGAACATGGCAACTCCGATTGA